From Acinetobacter lwoffii, a single genomic window includes:
- a CDS encoding DciA family protein, protein MSEPVNVFQQTRKQIKTGNFSFLSSQVAAWQKLTKLVQPLLPQPERWQVVCYQNGVLTITGENQAMISQLAYLQKQYISQLSQINELTDLTKLQVCLRNPSQTPPVSATPERALNAETQELLRSAADFISDPKLSQALLRLASNKK, encoded by the coding sequence ATGTCGGAACCTGTCAACGTTTTTCAACAAACAAGAAAACAGATAAAAACAGGAAACTTTTCGTTTCTCTCATCACAAGTCGCTGCTTGGCAGAAACTCACGAAACTCGTACAACCGCTATTGCCCCAACCGGAACGCTGGCAAGTTGTCTGCTATCAAAATGGTGTGTTAACGATTACTGGTGAAAACCAGGCCATGATCAGTCAATTGGCCTATCTTCAAAAGCAATACATTTCACAACTCTCTCAAATAAATGAATTAACAGATCTCACTAAACTTCAAGTTTGCCTGCGGAATCCTTCGCAAACGCCACCTGTTTCAGCAACACCTGAAAGAGCCTTAAATGCAGAAACACAGGAATTACTTCGTAGTGCTGCTGACTTTATAAGCGACCCTAAGCTTAGCCAAGCTTTACTACGTTTGGCAAGCAATAAAAAGTAA
- the lpxC gene encoding UDP-3-O-acyl-N-acetylglucosamine deacetylase: MLKQRTLKRVVKASGIGLHSGQKVMINFVPHHADGGIVFRRIDLNPPVDIPADAMLIQEAFMCSNLVQENAKVGTIEHVMSAIAGLGIDNLIIEVSASEVPIMDGSAGPFIYLLMQGGLQELDAAKKFVKIIKPVEALIDDKRAIFSPHEGFQLNFTIDFDHPAFKKEYQSASIDFSTETFVYEVSEARTFGFMKDLDYLKANNLALGASLENAIGVDETGVVNEEGLRFSDEFVRHKILDAVGDLYLLGHQIIAKFDGYKSGHALNNQLLRNVKSDPSCYEIVTFDDEANCPIMYVNVT, encoded by the coding sequence ATGTTGAAACAACGTACCCTGAAACGTGTCGTGAAAGCGAGCGGAATCGGTCTTCACAGTGGGCAAAAAGTCATGATTAACTTTGTGCCGCACCATGCCGATGGGGGAATTGTGTTTCGTCGTATTGACCTGAATCCGCCAGTCGACATTCCTGCCGATGCCATGCTGATTCAAGAAGCCTTCATGTGCTCGAACCTGGTTCAGGAAAATGCCAAAGTAGGCACCATTGAACATGTCATGAGTGCGATTGCTGGTCTAGGCATTGATAACCTGATTATTGAAGTGTCGGCCTCTGAAGTCCCGATTATGGATGGCAGTGCAGGTCCGTTTATTTACCTGCTCATGCAGGGCGGTTTGCAAGAACTGGATGCTGCTAAAAAATTCGTCAAGATTATTAAACCGGTTGAAGCACTCATTGATGACAAACGTGCCATTTTTAGCCCACATGAGGGCTTTCAGCTGAATTTCACCATCGATTTTGATCATCCTGCCTTTAAAAAAGAATATCAGTCCGCCAGTATCGATTTTTCTACTGAAACCTTCGTTTATGAAGTCAGTGAAGCGCGTACCTTTGGGTTTATGAAAGATCTGGATTATCTCAAAGCCAATAATCTGGCGCTGGGTGCCAGCCTGGAAAATGCCATTGGTGTAGATGAAACCGGGGTCGTTAATGAAGAAGGTTTACGTTTCTCGGACGAATTTGTACGTCATAAAATTCTGGATGCCGTGGGTGATTTATACCTGCTCGGGCATCAGATTATTGCCAAATTTGATGGTTATAAATCTGGACATGCCTTGAATAATCAACTTTTACGCAATGTGAAAAGTGATCCAAGCTGCTATGAAATTGTAACATTTGATGACGAAGCCAATTGTCCAATCATGTATGTGAATGTGACATAA